The genomic window ATCCCTTCTCATTAGAGAAAGCGCGCAAATCTTCAACTTCAAGTTTTAAGCCTGTTGCGTCCGTAGCTATGTCAAATACTGCCTTTCCACTTACCGGCACATTCGGGTCGACTTGCTTTAGAAAAATAGACGAGTCGCTCATAAGCATTAAAACATCGCTGTTATCGGTAGGCTTAAACTTTCGTCCTTTTGAGTCGACTATGTTGAGTTGAGAGCTATCGATGGTTCCGCTCTCTTTGCCGACAAGCTCAGCGGTTAAGGGAACTATTACAAAAATACCGTTAGCTTTTGCAGACTTAATAAATTCATTGTCCGATTTAATCGTGTCTGTTCTCTCAGGGCTGCCAGCAGTCCATTTTACTTCTCCAACTGTTAAGGTTTCTCCAACTTTTACTTCTTTTTTAGCATCCGTTGTTGTTGGCGATTTTTCTGATGATGAAGATGAGACCGCTTGTTTGCTGTTTGTATCTGAACCTTTCTTATCATTGCCACCGCCGCTTGCGATCGCTGCAATAACAACGAGGACAATAACAGCAATGCCTCCCCAAAGCAAAACCTTTTTCACATTAAAACCCCCTTAAAATTGCCATCTATTCCGATTGCTTTAATTTCTTATGTTTAGGGCTGCCCACGATTCTCAATAACGCATAAAGAATCGTGCTTTTTACTGCCTTTTAGTCTTCTATTAACAGAGTTAATAGAAGACTAAAAATAAGGCTTTCCCTATAGACCGGTAAGAGGATAATAGCAAAGCAGACTGTCAATAGCCTGACAGTCAAAAAAAATTATTATACGAAATCCAAAAATTGATGGTTTCTATTCACCTGATCAAAGGCTTTTCTTGAAAAATGCAAAGCCAAAGCTATCTATTCACCGGCATACAAGATGTACATCTGGTCAGCGATTGCAGCCATGCGCCTTCTTAAATGTGCAGGCGCAAGCAGCTTAGCGCGCTCACCGTAGGCAAGCACCTGAAGGATAAGATGAAATGGGTTGTCCGATCGCGCGGTCAAAATCGAGGTACCGTCTTCGTTTATCTTTATTTTTTGATCGGGAAACCTATCACCTATAGACCTTGTTAGCTTTTGGTCAAGCCAGAGCTTAAACGTGAAGCTATCATCATCTGCCGGTACCTTTATCGTGGTTGGCAGTACTTTTAGCTCTCTTATACGGTCAACTCTAAACTCAAGAAGCTTGCGCTTTAAATGACAAAAGCCTTCAAGCCTTACCCCGCCCTCGCTAAAGTAAAGCTCATATGGGTCAACAATCCGTTTTTGCTCTTTATTGCTTTTTGCGCTGTAATAGACCATCTCGATTTCTCTGCTGGCTGCGATGGCGCGCCTGATTTTTTCTATGGTCTCTTGGTGGAGACTATAATCGGCCACTGGTTTAAATTTCATTTCAAAATACGGATTGCTGGATAACGTCTGCCTGCTCTCTGGCGATAAAAGCCCAGATATCTTATTAAGGGCGCCTGATAATTCTTTTGCATATGGCATCCCTGCTTCTTCGGGGATAGCATGGCAGGCAATAGCAAGTGCAACGATCTCTCCAGGCTCAAAATCTAGGCGGACCGGGACGGATTTAAGTTCGTACATGCCAGTCTTTCTGGAGTGGTTTATTTTAAACCCAGAGCTGCGCAACTGTTTTATGTCGCGGTAGATTGTTTCTTTTGAGTAGCGTTGCCAGTCAAACCGGTGATCTTGAGCTAAAGCGTCAATAATCATTTCGACACTTCTCGGCTGCTCCATCAACAGGCAAAGGATATGTAAAATACGCTCTACTTTCATAGCTGACCCTTTCAGTTATCTTGAGCAATGCCCTATATACGGACAATCTCCATAGCACTCGTCCGGCATACCCGGGTCGATCTCTTCACTAACCATGCGCATTTTCTCATCGCGCGCTTCTATAAACCACTGCCTAAGTTCATCGTCTATTAAGTGGTAATCCTTATCGACAAGTAATCTGCCGTTTTCAAATCTAGCATAGACAACGCATCCTATATTAATAGGATATTCATACAGCGATTCCATAGCAAGTGCATATCCAGCTGTGGTCAGACGGTGAAAATCTTTGGGTTCACCAAACTTGATGTCAAGAATGGCGGTCTCGTAAAACCGGTAAGCATCGGTTGAAAGGTGGCTGCTTAAGCCCAGAAAAGAGCCGTCAAGATTTTGCTCA from Bacillota bacterium includes these protein-coding regions:
- a CDS encoding DUF4352 domain-containing protein, with the protein product MKKVLLWGGIAVIVLVVIAAIASGGGNDKKGSDTNSKQAVSSSSSEKSPTTTDAKKEVKVGETLTVGEVKWTAGSPERTDTIKSDNEFIKSAKANGIFVIVPLTAELVGKESGTIDSSQLNIVDSKGRKFKPTDNSDVLMLMSDSSIFLKQVDPNVPVSGKAVFDIATDATGLKLEVEDLRAFSNEKGYIDLGL
- a CDS encoding WYL domain-containing protein, with amino-acid sequence MKVERILHILCLLMEQPRSVEMIIDALAQDHRFDWQRYSKETIYRDIKQLRSSGFKINHSRKTGMYELKSVPVRLDFEPGEIVALAIACHAIPEEAGMPYAKELSGALNKISGLLSPESRQTLSSNPYFEMKFKPVADYSLHQETIEKIRRAIAASREIEMVYYSAKSNKEQKRIVDPYELYFSEGGVRLEGFCHLKRKLLEFRVDRIRELKVLPTTIKVPADDDSFTFKLWLDQKLTRSIGDRFPDQKIKINEDGTSILTARSDNPFHLILQVLAYGERAKLLAPAHLRRRMAAIADQMYILYAGE